One window of Armatimonadota bacterium genomic DNA carries:
- a CDS encoding glycosyltransferase family 2 protein yields the protein MEQPDPRITVIVPAREEEATIAAVVADARRYAREVVVVDGESRDRTVEQARLALADVVCDDGLGKGAALRIGARHARGEVLVFMDADGSHDPADIPRLAAPILRGEAELVVGSRMLGGSDELHGTFDNFIRNTGSCLLAVLVNRRWHARLTDIENGFRAVRKQALLALGTRERGFLIEQEMVLKCLKAGYRVAEVASHEYERAAGCSKLPTRQGWRFVWHFTKEMLTR from the coding sequence ATGGAGCAACCTGATCCGCGGATTACGGTGATCGTGCCCGCGCGGGAGGAGGAAGCGACCATCGCCGCGGTGGTCGCCGACGCCCGGCGCTACGCGCGCGAGGTGGTGGTGGTGGACGGCGAGTCACGCGACCGCACGGTCGAGCAGGCCCGACTGGCGCTGGCCGACGTCGTGTGCGACGACGGCCTGGGCAAGGGCGCCGCGCTGCGCATCGGCGCCCGGCACGCGCGCGGCGAGGTGCTGGTGTTCATGGACGCCGACGGCTCCCATGACCCCGCCGACATCCCGCGCCTGGCCGCGCCCATCCTGCGCGGGGAGGCCGAGCTGGTGGTGGGCTCGCGCATGTTGGGCGGCAGCGACGAGCTGCACGGCACCTTCGACAATTTCATCCGCAACACCGGCAGTTGCCTGCTGGCGGTGTTGGTCAACCGCCGCTGGCATGCCCGCCTGACCGACATCGAGAACGGCTTCCGCGCGGTCCGCAAGCAGGCCCTGCTGGCCCTGGGCACGCGCGAGCGCGGCTTCCTGATCGAGCAGGAGATGGTGCTCAAGTGCCTCAAGGCCGGCTACCGGGTGGCGGAGGTGGCCAGCCACGAGTACGAGCGCGCGGCCGGGTGCTCCAAGCTGCCGACGCGACAGGGATGGCGCTTCGTGTGGCACTTCACCAAGGAGATGCTGACGCGATGA